GACATAGACGGTCTCGTAATAGGCATCGCCGCGTTGACCGGAATAGGCTGAGCGCGTGCGGGCATCGAATGTCCAGAACGGCGAATAGATGCCGCTCATTCTCCGTCCGCGCCGCGCATAGGCCAGCAGGCCGGAAGGTGCGAACCACAGCCGTCCCAACCAATCCTCCATTGCCGCGCGGGCCTGCTCCTCGGATAGCACGAAAGGTAGCACGCCCTGCGGCTTGATGTGGCGGGTGGTGCCGGTATCGATGACGACAGGAGTGGCGCAGAACGGGCAGGCACTGGCATGGCTGTCGCCGTCGAATTGCATCTGCGCGCCGCAATTGGGACATGAGGTGGTGCGGATGTCTTCGGCCACATCCGGGGCCGTATCGAGCCGCAATCCCTTTTCCAGCGGCAGTTCCACCAGCTGCGGTGCCTTGTGCCCGGCATCCCATTGCAGTGCCCGGCCCGTCGAAGGGCCTTTCAGAATCGCCGTCTCGGCCCGATCTTGCGGCTGGCGGGCCGGGGCCCGCGTTGCACCGTCACCGATGCTCTGCCGATGGCCGCAATAATCGCAAACCAGATGTTGCTGCCCCGGCTGGAAGCGCAGGCTGGCACCGCATTGCTCGCAGGGATAGCGGTGCTCGGTCGGTGGTGTCGGCATCGGCGGTCAGCGCGGCAGCGGCGGCGGCATCGCGGTGAACAATTGTGCGAGCTCGGGGATGTCCTCGGCAGGCAACCAGCCATCCTGACCCTGTGTCCAGACCAATGTTTCGCGGGTGAAGCTGCCTTCGGTCACCATGCGTCCAAGGTGGCCGCGACCGAACGGACCCTGTGCCTGACCGTCGATCGCCACATGCCAGACGGTTTCGGCCTGACGTCCCGGCAGTGGAGGTGGCGTCGCTGGGCCTGCGGCGGCAGTGGATGCCGGTTGAGCTTGTGGTGTTTGCCCCCAGGGTCCGGCCATGCCCATTCCCATGGCAGCGCCCATTGCGGCACCCATTCCCGCACCGGCGCCACCGGGGTTCTCGCTGGCCTTTACCATCGCCTCGCTGGCGGCGTATTGGCTGTAGTGGTCCAGATCACCGATGATTCCCATCGAGGTCCGCTTGTCCAGCATCTTCTCGACCTCCTGGGGGAGGCTGATATTCTCGATATAGAATTCGGGCAGGCTGAGCCCATAGGCCGATATTACCGGCTCGATGGCTTTGGCGACCAGCTTGCCCAGATCACCGGTATTCGCGGCCATGTCGAGCACCGGGATTCCCGATCCGGCGATCATGCGCGAAAATTCCTGCACGATCACGTTGCGGATCTGGAAGGTGATCTCGTCACTGGTGAATTCGCCATCCGTGCCGACGATTTCCGACATGAAATGCGCCGGGTCCGAGACGCGCATCGAATAGGTGCCGAAGGCCCGCAGGCGTATCGGGCCGAATTCAGGGTCGCGCGCGATGATCGGATTCTTCGTGCCCCATTTCAGGTTGTTGAAGCGAGTGGTGTTGACGAAGTAGATTTCCGATTTGAACGGGCTGCGAAAACCGTGATCCCAATGCTGCAGCCGGGTCATGATCGGCAGGTTGTTGGTTTCCAGCATGTAGAGGCCGGGCTTGAACACATCGGCCAGCTGCCCTTCATGGATGAAGACGGCGGCCTGCCCTTCGCGCACCGTCAGTTTGGCGCCGTATTTGATTGCCCGGCCGACCGTGTCGAAGCGCCAGACCATGGTGTCATGCGTGTCGTCGGTCCATTCGATGATCTCGATGAACTCGCCGCCGAGGATGTCGAAGATGCTCATGCTGTACTCCGTCCGAAATCGATGGCGCGGGTTGCTCGCGGCCATCCTTGCCCAACTATTTGCACAGGACAGCGACAGAATCCATTCACTGATGACCCCGCTGCGGTGGAGGCTGCCTTACGGTAGCAATTCCCCCGCGATTTTCCGCACAACCGGCGCGGCCTCTGCCTCTGACATGCCGGGGCGAAGGCGTGGATCGTACAGGATCTGCAGCAGCAATTCGTCATGCCGCGTCAGCAGGGCGAATTCCTCGTCATCATTGAAGATCGAAGGGCGCGCCTCGGGGCTATCATTGGCAAGA
This region of Paracoccus saliphilus genomic DNA includes:
- a CDS encoding zinc ribbon domain-containing protein, which codes for MPTPPTEHRYPCEQCGASLRFQPGQQHLVCDYCGHRQSIGDGATRAPARQPQDRAETAILKGPSTGRALQWDAGHKAPQLVELPLEKGLRLDTAPDVAEDIRTTSCPNCGAQMQFDGDSHASACPFCATPVVIDTGTTRHIKPQGVLPFVLSEEQARAAMEDWLGRLWFAPSGLLAYARRGRRMSGIYSPFWTFDARTRSAYSGQRGDAYYETVYVTQEVNGRRQRVARQVRRIRWSHASGRVSRDFNDVLVLASASLPRRFSDGLAPWDLSHLATYRPDYLAGFNAEGYTIPLAEGHQVARQEMAGVILNDARRDIGGDEQRVERVQTDYSDETFKHILLPIWAAAYKYNGKSYRFLVNGQSGRVQGERPWSIWKIAAAVIATLVALTVFLYFAETGGYIQLGDVVLPDGMTPVENFAIGST
- a CDS encoding SPFH domain-containing protein, which codes for MSIFDILGGEFIEIIEWTDDTHDTMVWRFDTVGRAIKYGAKLTVREGQAAVFIHEGQLADVFKPGLYMLETNNLPIMTRLQHWDHGFRSPFKSEIYFVNTTRFNNLKWGTKNPIIARDPEFGPIRLRAFGTYSMRVSDPAHFMSEIVGTDGEFTSDEITFQIRNVIVQEFSRMIAGSGIPVLDMAANTGDLGKLVAKAIEPVISAYGLSLPEFYIENISLPQEVEKMLDKRTSMGIIGDLDHYSQYAASEAMVKASENPGGAGAGMGAAMGAAMGMGMAGPWGQTPQAQPASTAAAGPATPPPLPGRQAETVWHVAIDGQAQGPFGRGHLGRMVTEGSFTRETLVWTQGQDGWLPAEDIPELAQLFTAMPPPLPR